From Strigops habroptila isolate Jane chromosome 1, bStrHab1.2.pri, whole genome shotgun sequence, a single genomic window includes:
- the SHARPIN gene encoding sharpin isoform X2 produces MPIAEYDLKDVMYKVQGPKSHELLVLGAWDEPMLLSFQEEREAQKWWTIVSSSLREVQKAFESALAAEASPPPPGAGAIPADQGEEEALTTEIREKEDLALHLAQAIEFGDEEAASRCAVALARHQASLSILLRDSAYPPEHISMKVGVEDATSSASITLLVQAHTTIAALKEQVFREYGFHPRVQRWIIGQCLCLDDRSVFSYGIRRDGDPAFLYLLSARAAELSPQRLEEDQAQLLLHSPLPGASGGPAASTATGKGCGNEAGGRMDTGDISQYLDSLQLGDTIGAQAKPPSPSPPSPEQAGWPCPQCTFINKPTRPGCEMCSGARPDDYVIPSAHRPDERERRRLQQEQEGMRQYQQALEAERLQNLEQLLQLEQELLVPNREVLECLICFQRVPPGEGVLLRECLHSFCRECLRQVITFSEEPTVACPYRDESYACSSHLQEREIRALVSPEEYRRFLERSLVLAERRSHNSFHCRTPDCRGWCIYEDSVNEFRCPVCQALNCLLCKAIHEGRNCRQYQDDLELRARNDAEARQTSAMLQTLVQRGDAMRCPTCLIVVQKKDGCDWIRCAVCQTEICWVTKGPRWGPAGPGDTSGGCRCNVNGQKCHPRCQNCH; encoded by the exons ATG CCCATCGCCGAGTACGACCTCAAGGACGTCATGTACAAGGTGCAGGGCCCCAAGAGCCAcgagctgctggtgctgggggccTGGGACGAGCCCATGCTCCTCAGCTTCCAGGAGGAGCGGGAGGCGCAGAAGTGGTGGACGATCGTCAGCAGCTCCCTGCGGGAGGTGCAGAAAG CCTTCGAGAGCGCGTTGGCAGCCGAGGCCTCGCCCCCCCCGCCGGGTGCCGGCGCGATCCCTGCGGATCAGGGTGAGGAGGAAGCTCTGACCACGGAGATCCGTGAGAAGG AGGACCTGGCCCTGCACCTCGCCCAGGCCATCGAGTTTGGGGACGAGGAGGCGGCCTCCCGCTGTGCCGTGGCGCTGGCCCGGCACCAGGCCTCGCTCAGCATCCTGCTCCGGGACAGCGCCTACCCCCCGGAGCACATCAG CATGAAGGTCGGGGTGGAAGACGCCACGTCCTCCGCCAGCATCACGCTGCTGGTGCAGGCTCACACCACCATCGCGGCGCTCAAGGAGCAG GTGTTCCGGGAGTACGGGTTCCACCCGCGGGTGCAGCGCTGGATCATCGGGCAGTGCCTCTGCCTGGACGACCGCTCCGTGTTCTCCTACGGGATCCGCCGGGACGGGGACCCGGCCTTCCTGTACCTGCTGTCGGCCCGTGCGGCCGAGCTGAGCCCGCAGCGCCTCGAGGAGGACCaggcacagctcctgctccacagcCCCCTGCCCGGAGCCAGCGGCGGCCCcgcagccagcacagccacagggaAAG GCTGTGGGAATGAGGCCGGTGGGAGGATGGACACTGGGGACATCAGCCAGTACCTGGACTCGCTGCAGCTCGGTGACACGATTGGTGCCCAAGCGAAgcctccctcccccagcccGCCCTCACCAGAGCAG GCGGGCTGGCCGTGCCCGCAGTGCACGTTCATCAACAAGCCGACGCGGCCGGGCTGTGAGATGTGCAGCGGGGCCCGGCCCGACGACTACGTGATCCCCAGCGCCCACCGGCCCGACGAGCGGGAGCGGCGCcgcctgcagcaggagcaggaggggatgCGGCAGTACCAGCAG GCGCTGGAGGCCGAGCGGCTGCAGAacctggagcagctgctgcagctggagcaggagctgctggtgcccAACCGGGAGGTGCTGGAATGTCTCATCTGCTTCCAGAGGGTGCCCCCGGGCGAGGGGGTGCTGCTGCGGGAGTGTCTGCACAGCTTCTGCAG GGAATGCCTGCGCCAGGTGATCACGTTCAGTGAGGAGCCGACCGTGGCCTGTCCCTACCGCGACGAGTCCTACGCCTGCAGCAGCCACCTGCAGGAGCGCGAGATCCGGGCG CTGGTGTCCCCGGAGGAATACCGGCGCTTCCTGGAGCGGAGCCTGGTGCTGGCCGAGCGCCGCAGCCACAACAGCTTCCACTGCCGGACGCCCGACTGCCGCGGGTGGTGCATCTACGAGGACTCGGTCAACGAGTTCCGGTGCCCCGTGTGCCAGGCCCTCAACTGCCTCCTCTGCAAG GCCATCCACGAGGGCCGGAACTGCCGCCAGTACCAGGACGACCTGGAGCTGCGGGCGCGGAACGACGCGGAGGCGCGGCAGACCAGCGCCATGCTGCAG ACGCTGGTGCAGCGGGGGGATGCCATGCGCTGCCCCACCTGCCTCATCGTGGTGCAGAAGAAGGACGGGTGCGACTGGATCCGCTGCGCCGTGTGCCAGACCGAGATCTGCTGGGTCACCAAGGGGCCGCGCTGGGGCCCTGCG GGCCCCGGTGACACCAGCGGCGGGTGCCGCTGCAACGTCAACGGCCAGAAGTGCCACCCCCGGTGCCAGAACTGCCACTGA
- the LOC115608406 gene encoding LOW QUALITY PROTEIN: cytochrome c1, heme protein, mitochondrial (The sequence of the model RefSeq protein was modified relative to this genomic sequence to represent the inferred CDS: inserted 2 bases in 1 codon) — protein MAAVRGLALRRRLLLPGAAPGAAVPMSSASSSRPPPRARWWPWGGRAALAALGALAAGGGXTLALGSALAAGELELHPPPFPWSHSGALAALDHASVRRGFQVYRQVCSACHSLEYVAFRNLIGVSHTEAEAKALAEEVQILDGPDENGEMFLRPGKISDYFPKPYPNTEAARAANNGALPPDLSYIVNARHGGEDYVFSLLTGYCDPPTGVTVREGLYYNPYFPGQAIGMAPPIYSEILEYDDGTPATMSQIAKDICTFLRWAAEPEHDHRKRMGLKMLMISGLLISLLYYLKRHKWSVLKSRKMVYRPPK, from the exons ATGGCGGCGGTTCGGGGCCTGGCGCtgcggcggcggctgctgctgccgggGGCGGCTCCGGGCGCTGCG GTCCCCATGTCCTCGGCCTCCTCCtcgcgccccccgccccgggcgcGCTGGTGGCCGTGGGGGGGCCGCGCGGCGCTGGCGGCGCTGGGGGCGctggcggcggggggggg gacgcTGGCGCTGGGCTCGGCGCTGGCTGCgggggagctggagctgcaccccccccccttcccctggAGCCACAGCGGCGCCCTGGCCGCGCTCGACCACGCCAG CGTGCGGCGCGGGTTCCAGGTGTACCGGCAGGTCTGCTCCGCCTGCCACAGCCTCGAGTACGTCGCCTTCCGCAACCTCATCGGCGTCTCGCACACCGAGGCCGAGGCCAAGGCGCTGGCTGAGGAG GTGCAGATCCTGGACGGCCCGGACGAGAACGGGGAGATGTTCCTGCGGCCCGGGAAGATCTCGGACTATTTCCCGAAGCCGTATCCCAACACCGAGGCCGCGCGAGCCGCCAACAACGGGGCGCTGCCGCCTGACCTCAGCTACATCGTCAACGCGCG GCACGGGGGTGAGGATTACGTGTTCTCGCTGCTGACGGGGTACTGCGACCCCCCGACGGGGGTGACGGTGCGCGAGGGGCTGTACTACAACCCCTACTTCCCGGGGCAGGCCATCGGCATGGCCCCCCCCATCTACAGCGAGATCCTCGAGTACGACGACG gCACCCCGGCCACCATGTCACAGATTGCCAAGGACATCTGCACCTTCCTGCGGTGGGCAGCGGAGCCGGAGCACGACCACCGCAAACGGATGGGGCTGAAG ATGCTGATGATCTCGGGGCTCCTCATCTCCCTCCTTTACTACTTGAAGCGCCACAAGTGGTCGGTGCTGAAGAGCAGGAAGATGGTTTATCGGCCCCCCAAGTAG
- the SHARPIN gene encoding sharpin isoform X1 — MALPGAAAPPPLTVLMSVRAVLARAARLPPLPAAAALRLQLSAGPARGARRFRLGLRHDEAEGGAPIAEYDLKDVMYKVQGPKSHELLVLGAWDEPMLLSFQEEREAQKWWTIVSSSLREVQKAFESALAAEASPPPPGAGAIPADQGEEEALTTEIREKEDLALHLAQAIEFGDEEAASRCAVALARHQASLSILLRDSAYPPEHISMKVGVEDATSSASITLLVQAHTTIAALKEQVFREYGFHPRVQRWIIGQCLCLDDRSVFSYGIRRDGDPAFLYLLSARAAELSPQRLEEDQAQLLLHSPLPGASGGPAASTATGKGCGNEAGGRMDTGDISQYLDSLQLGDTIGAQAKPPSPSPPSPEQAGWPCPQCTFINKPTRPGCEMCSGARPDDYVIPSAHRPDERERRRLQQEQEGMRQYQQALEAERLQNLEQLLQLEQELLVPNREVLECLICFQRVPPGEGVLLRECLHSFCRECLRQVITFSEEPTVACPYRDESYACSSHLQEREIRALVSPEEYRRFLERSLVLAERRSHNSFHCRTPDCRGWCIYEDSVNEFRCPVCQALNCLLCKAIHEGRNCRQYQDDLELRARNDAEARQTSAMLQTLVQRGDAMRCPTCLIVVQKKDGCDWIRCAVCQTEICWVTKGPRWGPAGPGDTSGGCRCNVNGQKCHPRCQNCH; from the exons ATGGCGCTGCCcggggccgcggccccgccgccgctcacGGTGCTGATGTCGGTGCGGGCCGTGCTGGCGCGCGCCGCCCGCCTCCCGCCGCTGCCCGCGGCCGCCGCGCTCCGCCTGCAGCTCAGCGCGGGGCCCGCGCGCGGCGCCCGCCGCTTCCGCCTCGGCCTCAGGCACGACGAGGCGGAGGGAGGAGCG CCCATCGCCGAGTACGACCTCAAGGACGTCATGTACAAGGTGCAGGGCCCCAAGAGCCAcgagctgctggtgctgggggccTGGGACGAGCCCATGCTCCTCAGCTTCCAGGAGGAGCGGGAGGCGCAGAAGTGGTGGACGATCGTCAGCAGCTCCCTGCGGGAGGTGCAGAAAG CCTTCGAGAGCGCGTTGGCAGCCGAGGCCTCGCCCCCCCCGCCGGGTGCCGGCGCGATCCCTGCGGATCAGGGTGAGGAGGAAGCTCTGACCACGGAGATCCGTGAGAAGG AGGACCTGGCCCTGCACCTCGCCCAGGCCATCGAGTTTGGGGACGAGGAGGCGGCCTCCCGCTGTGCCGTGGCGCTGGCCCGGCACCAGGCCTCGCTCAGCATCCTGCTCCGGGACAGCGCCTACCCCCCGGAGCACATCAG CATGAAGGTCGGGGTGGAAGACGCCACGTCCTCCGCCAGCATCACGCTGCTGGTGCAGGCTCACACCACCATCGCGGCGCTCAAGGAGCAG GTGTTCCGGGAGTACGGGTTCCACCCGCGGGTGCAGCGCTGGATCATCGGGCAGTGCCTCTGCCTGGACGACCGCTCCGTGTTCTCCTACGGGATCCGCCGGGACGGGGACCCGGCCTTCCTGTACCTGCTGTCGGCCCGTGCGGCCGAGCTGAGCCCGCAGCGCCTCGAGGAGGACCaggcacagctcctgctccacagcCCCCTGCCCGGAGCCAGCGGCGGCCCcgcagccagcacagccacagggaAAG GCTGTGGGAATGAGGCCGGTGGGAGGATGGACACTGGGGACATCAGCCAGTACCTGGACTCGCTGCAGCTCGGTGACACGATTGGTGCCCAAGCGAAgcctccctcccccagcccGCCCTCACCAGAGCAG GCGGGCTGGCCGTGCCCGCAGTGCACGTTCATCAACAAGCCGACGCGGCCGGGCTGTGAGATGTGCAGCGGGGCCCGGCCCGACGACTACGTGATCCCCAGCGCCCACCGGCCCGACGAGCGGGAGCGGCGCcgcctgcagcaggagcaggaggggatgCGGCAGTACCAGCAG GCGCTGGAGGCCGAGCGGCTGCAGAacctggagcagctgctgcagctggagcaggagctgctggtgcccAACCGGGAGGTGCTGGAATGTCTCATCTGCTTCCAGAGGGTGCCCCCGGGCGAGGGGGTGCTGCTGCGGGAGTGTCTGCACAGCTTCTGCAG GGAATGCCTGCGCCAGGTGATCACGTTCAGTGAGGAGCCGACCGTGGCCTGTCCCTACCGCGACGAGTCCTACGCCTGCAGCAGCCACCTGCAGGAGCGCGAGATCCGGGCG CTGGTGTCCCCGGAGGAATACCGGCGCTTCCTGGAGCGGAGCCTGGTGCTGGCCGAGCGCCGCAGCCACAACAGCTTCCACTGCCGGACGCCCGACTGCCGCGGGTGGTGCATCTACGAGGACTCGGTCAACGAGTTCCGGTGCCCCGTGTGCCAGGCCCTCAACTGCCTCCTCTGCAAG GCCATCCACGAGGGCCGGAACTGCCGCCAGTACCAGGACGACCTGGAGCTGCGGGCGCGGAACGACGCGGAGGCGCGGCAGACCAGCGCCATGCTGCAG ACGCTGGTGCAGCGGGGGGATGCCATGCGCTGCCCCACCTGCCTCATCGTGGTGCAGAAGAAGGACGGGTGCGACTGGATCCGCTGCGCCGTGTGCCAGACCGAGATCTGCTGGGTCACCAAGGGGCCGCGCTGGGGCCCTGCG GGCCCCGGTGACACCAGCGGCGGGTGCCGCTGCAACGTCAACGGCCAGAAGTGCCACCCCCGGTGCCAGAACTGCCACTGA